Proteins co-encoded in one Bacillus paramycoides genomic window:
- a CDS encoding bifunctional transcriptional activator/DNA repair enzyme AdaA codes for MQNEEVMLTNEHWQAIILNDSSYDSKFFYAVKSTGIFCRPSCKSRIPNRNNVRIFHHAEQALSENFRPCKRCKPNGITLPNEEWVEQIKDYIEKHFDELLTLDILAEMCHGSPFHLQRTFKKMTGISPIEYIQQFRIVKAAEQLLQTNQSIKEISTAIGVENPEYFATLFKKKTGFTPTEYRKKNEMKEGYNNEFLQK; via the coding sequence TTGCAAAATGAAGAAGTTATGTTAACAAATGAGCATTGGCAAGCAATTATTCTTAATGATTCTTCCTATGATAGCAAATTCTTTTATGCTGTGAAATCAACCGGAATCTTTTGCCGACCGTCATGCAAATCAAGAATACCGAATAGAAACAATGTACGAATTTTTCATCATGCAGAGCAAGCATTAAGCGAAAACTTTCGCCCGTGCAAACGTTGTAAGCCAAACGGAATCACTTTACCTAATGAAGAGTGGGTAGAACAAATTAAAGATTATATCGAGAAACACTTTGATGAATTATTAACTCTCGACATACTTGCTGAAATGTGCCATGGTAGCCCATTTCATTTACAACGTACTTTCAAAAAAATGACAGGAATAAGCCCAATAGAATATATACAACAATTCCGGATTGTTAAAGCGGCAGAACAGCTATTACAAACAAATCAATCCATTAAAGAAATTAGTACTGCTATCGGAGTAGAAAATCCCGAGTATTTTGCAACTTTATTTAAAAAGAAAACCGGATTTACGCCTACTGAATATCGAAAAAAGAACGAAATGAAAGAGGGATACAATAATGAATTCCTACAAAAATAA
- a CDS encoding methylated-DNA--[protein]-cysteine S-methyltransferase, whose product MNSYKNKFIYWMLLTHKNWQFHIAATENGLCFIGSQDESLEELNAWARKKLPRHILTCNPDYLQTYTKEVIQYLESKRETFTFPIDAYGTDFQLSVWNAVREIPYGKIYSYSEIAERIQKPTAVRAVATAIAANPILITIPCHRVIGKNGKLTGFRGGLEMKKELLTLEKSRVKCI is encoded by the coding sequence ATGAATTCCTACAAAAATAAATTTATATATTGGATGCTACTTACACATAAGAATTGGCAATTTCATATTGCTGCAACTGAAAATGGACTATGTTTCATTGGATCTCAAGACGAAAGCTTAGAAGAATTAAATGCATGGGCTAGAAAAAAATTGCCACGACATATATTAACCTGTAATCCAGATTATCTACAAACATATACGAAAGAAGTTATCCAGTATTTAGAAAGTAAGCGAGAAACTTTTACATTCCCTATCGATGCTTACGGAACTGACTTTCAATTATCTGTTTGGAATGCGGTACGTGAAATTCCTTACGGGAAGATATATTCTTATTCAGAAATTGCCGAAAGAATACAAAAACCTACTGCTGTACGTGCTGTTGCTACTGCTATTGCCGCTAACCCAATTCTTATTACGATTCCTTGCCACCGTGTTATTGGAAAGAATGGTAAACTAACCGGATTTAGAGGTGGATTAGAAATGAAGAAAGAATTGCTTACATTAGAAAAGTCGCGGGTAAAATGTATATGA
- a CDS encoding DNA-3-methyladenine glycosylase family protein, with protein MTAEHTSSLTLTVPTEFSFQENLRYLSRSNNECMFHIEDNKIYKVIPVHDVNSLVEISMNTDGHIQIRFLEELYTSEESVHKAVANYVKEWFDLTTDLTPFYTLAKHDVLLQRPIEQYYGLRTLGIPDLFEALSWGIIGQQINLTYAYTLKRRLVEHFGNYVEWNDRKHWIFPSPKTIANLHVEDLKNLKMTARKCEYLIGIAKLITEGKLSKESLLQIQDVKQAEKQLTAIHGIGPWTANYVLMRCLRFPSAFPIDDVGLHNAIKYITGSESKPTKQEIKDFAANWINWESYATFYLWRVLY; from the coding sequence ATGACAGCAGAACATACTAGCTCATTAACTTTAACAGTTCCAACAGAATTTAGTTTTCAAGAAAATTTACGCTATCTATCGCGTTCTAACAATGAATGTATGTTCCACATTGAAGATAACAAAATTTATAAAGTTATCCCTGTTCACGATGTAAATTCTTTAGTTGAAATTAGTATGAATACGGATGGACATATTCAAATACGTTTTTTAGAAGAATTATATACATCTGAAGAATCGGTACACAAAGCTGTAGCTAACTATGTGAAAGAGTGGTTTGATTTAACTACTGATTTAACTCCCTTTTATACATTAGCTAAACATGATGTACTCCTTCAAAGACCAATTGAACAATATTATGGCCTTCGTACTTTAGGTATTCCAGACTTATTTGAAGCACTTTCCTGGGGAATTATCGGTCAGCAAATTAACCTCACATATGCTTATACACTAAAAAGACGATTAGTCGAACACTTTGGAAATTATGTAGAGTGGAATGATAGAAAACATTGGATATTCCCTTCTCCTAAAACAATTGCCAATTTACATGTAGAGGATCTCAAAAACTTAAAAATGACGGCTAGAAAGTGCGAATATTTAATCGGTATTGCAAAGCTAATTACAGAAGGAAAACTATCAAAAGAATCTTTACTGCAAATACAAGACGTGAAACAAGCTGAAAAACAATTAACTGCTATACATGGTATAGGACCGTGGACTGCCAACTATGTTTTAATGCGCTGTTTACGATTTCCTTCCGCTTTTCCAATTGACGATGTTGGCTTGCACAATGCAATTAAATATATAACAGGTTCTGAAAGTAAACCGACTAAACAGGAAATAAAAGATTTTGCGGCAAATTGGATTAACTGGGAATCTTACGCAACTTTTTATTTGTGGCGAGTATTATACTAA
- the pepT gene encoding peptidase T, whose product MKQELIERFTRYVKIDTQSNEESHTVPTTPGQIEFGKLLVEELKEIGLTEVKMDDNGYVMATLPANTDKDVPVIGFLAHLDTATDFTGKNVKPQIHENFDGNAITLNEELNVVLTPEQFPELPSYKGHTIITTDGTTLLGADDKAGLTEIMVAMNYLIHNPQIKHGKIRVAFTPDEEIGRGPAHFDVEAFGASFAYTMDGGPLGGLEYESFNAAGAKLTFNGTNTHPGTAKNKMRNATKLAMEFNSYLPVEEAPEYTEGYEGFYHLLSLNGDVEQSKAYYIIRDFDRENFEARKHNVETIVKQMQEKYGQDAVVLEMNDQYYNMLEKIEPVREIVDIAYEAMKSLNIEPNIHPIRGGTDGSQLSYMGLPTPNIFTGGENYHGKFEYVSVDVMEKAVQVIIEIVRRFEEQA is encoded by the coding sequence TTGAAACAGGAACTTATTGAAAGATTTACGAGATATGTAAAAATTGATACACAATCAAATGAAGAAAGTCATACAGTACCAACAACACCTGGACAAATTGAATTTGGTAAGTTATTAGTGGAAGAGTTAAAAGAGATTGGGTTAACAGAAGTGAAGATGGATGATAACGGGTATGTAATGGCAACACTTCCTGCTAATACGGATAAGGATGTTCCAGTAATCGGCTTTTTAGCACATTTAGATACGGCAACAGATTTTACAGGGAAAAACGTAAAACCACAAATCCATGAAAACTTTGATGGAAATGCAATTACGTTAAATGAAGAGCTAAATGTTGTGTTAACACCAGAACAGTTCCCAGAGTTACCATCATATAAAGGGCATACCATTATTACAACTGATGGTACGACACTTCTTGGAGCAGATGATAAAGCGGGTCTTACAGAAATTATGGTTGCAATGAACTATTTAATACATAATCCGCAAATTAAACACGGGAAAATTAGAGTTGCATTTACGCCGGATGAAGAAATTGGCCGTGGACCAGCGCATTTTGATGTAGAAGCGTTTGGTGCATCATTTGCTTATACGATGGATGGCGGTCCATTAGGTGGTTTAGAGTATGAAAGCTTTAATGCTGCAGGCGCTAAATTAACGTTTAACGGAACGAATACACATCCTGGAACAGCGAAAAATAAAATGCGTAATGCAACTAAACTTGCTATGGAGTTTAATAGCTATTTACCGGTAGAAGAGGCGCCGGAATATACAGAGGGTTATGAAGGATTCTATCATTTACTTTCTTTAAATGGTGATGTTGAGCAAAGTAAAGCGTATTATATTATTAGAGATTTTGATCGTGAAAATTTTGAAGCGCGTAAACATAACGTTGAAACGATTGTGAAGCAAATGCAAGAGAAGTATGGACAAGATGCAGTTGTTTTAGAAATGAATGATCAATACTATAACATGCTTGAAAAAATTGAACCAGTGAGAGAAATTGTTGATATTGCATATGAAGCAATGAAAAGTTTAAATATCGAACCAAACATTCATCCGATTCGTGGTGGAACAGATGGATCCCAATTATCGTATATGGGATTACCAACGCCGAATATTTTCACAGGTGGTGAAAACTATCACGGGAAGTTTGAGTATGTTTCGGTAGATGTTATGGAAAAAGCTGTGCAAGTTATTATAGAAATTGTAAGACGATTCGAAGAACAAGCTTAA
- a CDS encoding YczE/YyaS/YitT family protein encodes MRLTLFRHFLFFLGLIFFGLGNALAVKVKFLGLHPWEVLNMALYQKFGWTIGTWSVICGLCLVLISLLVDRKYINVGTFLNALLIGPIMDFFLQSNILPNASNYLWINLLILFSGIAITGIGGGMYVAAGIGAGPRDGFMLTISDKTGLSISRARIIVECVVLVIGFMLGGPVFIVTFLYTFIQSPIFQQSFKMFQTLLHTLQNKNKEQINENL; translated from the coding sequence ATGAGGCTAACTCTCTTTCGCCATTTTCTTTTTTTCTTAGGATTAATTTTTTTCGGCCTTGGAAATGCTCTTGCAGTCAAAGTTAAATTTCTCGGTTTACATCCTTGGGAAGTTTTAAATATGGCTCTCTACCAAAAGTTTGGATGGACAATTGGTACGTGGAGTGTCATATGTGGGTTATGTCTCGTTCTCATTTCTTTACTAGTAGATCGAAAATATATAAATGTGGGAACATTTTTAAATGCACTACTTATCGGTCCTATTATGGACTTTTTCTTACAATCAAATATTCTTCCAAACGCTAGTAATTATTTATGGATAAACTTACTCATTTTATTTTCTGGTATTGCCATTACAGGTATCGGTGGAGGTATGTATGTTGCAGCTGGAATTGGCGCTGGACCTCGCGATGGATTCATGCTTACTATTTCCGATAAAACAGGTCTATCTATTAGCCGTGCTCGAATCATTGTAGAATGCGTTGTACTAGTTATTGGATTTATGCTAGGAGGCCCTGTTTTCATCGTAACTTTTCTGTACACCTTTATTCAAAGTCCAATCTTTCAACAATCATTTAAGATGTTTCAAACACTCTTACATACTTTACAAAACAAAAACAAAGAGCAAATTAATGAAAATTTATAA
- a CDS encoding alpha/beta fold hydrolase has translation MLFRIEDAEIYYEIVGEGNPVIIIHGCAPDHRLMMKCMESVFQKYEGYKRIYIDLPGMGKSNAPHWINSSDCIVEVLITFIEKIISTEEFLLVGESYGGYLARGILTNLFERVNGLLLVCPVVVADPEKRTLPDKQVILQDEEFLNKLTSTEREEFCELAVIANEYTYKRFKEEIKPGLDVANYEFIERLQKKYSLTMEFHRKKYEKPVLLLAGKQDISVGYQDIIEIIDGYPRATLAVLDMAGHNLQIEQPKLFESLVGEWITRTKQQNL, from the coding sequence ATGTTATTTCGAATTGAAGATGCAGAAATATACTATGAAATCGTTGGAGAAGGAAACCCAGTCATTATCATACATGGTTGTGCTCCTGACCATAGGTTAATGATGAAATGTATGGAATCGGTATTTCAGAAATATGAAGGTTATAAGAGAATATATATTGATTTACCTGGAATGGGAAAATCAAATGCTCCACATTGGATAAATAGTTCAGATTGTATAGTAGAAGTGCTTATCACATTTATTGAGAAAATCATTTCTACTGAAGAATTTTTATTAGTAGGAGAGTCATATGGAGGCTATTTAGCCAGAGGAATACTCACAAATCTGTTTGAAAGAGTTAACGGATTACTATTAGTATGTCCTGTTGTTGTAGCGGATCCCGAAAAAAGGACTCTTCCAGATAAACAGGTAATTTTACAAGATGAGGAATTTTTAAATAAGCTCACTTCTACGGAAAGAGAGGAATTTTGTGAGTTAGCAGTGATAGCAAATGAATATACATATAAGCGATTTAAAGAAGAAATTAAACCGGGGTTAGATGTTGCTAATTATGAGTTTATTGAAAGGTTGCAAAAAAAATACTCTCTTACTATGGAGTTTCACCGTAAGAAATATGAGAAACCTGTTCTTTTATTAGCCGGAAAACAAGATATATCGGTAGGTTATCAAGATATTATAGAAATTATTGATGGTTACCCAAGAGCGACATTAGCGGTGTTAGATATGGCGGGACATAATTTGCAGATTGAACAACCTAAATTATTCGAGAGTTTAGTAGGAGAATGGATTACACGAACAAAACAACAAAATTTATAA
- a CDS encoding VOC family protein, producing the protein MKNWVKFRTARPTDQFEKVIEFYEKGLGLKRIGEFYNHEGYDGVMFGLPDKGYHLEFTRHIDGSPCPAPTKDNLLVFYMHEDGEMKKVSKRLHALGYDEVEPENPYWKDKGITIEDPDGWRIVLMKIEE; encoded by the coding sequence ATGAAGAACTGGGTAAAGTTTCGAACAGCGCGTCCAACTGATCAATTTGAAAAGGTTATAGAATTCTATGAAAAAGGATTAGGCTTAAAACGTATAGGTGAATTCTACAATCATGAAGGCTATGATGGGGTCATGTTTGGACTCCCAGATAAAGGGTATCATTTAGAATTTACAAGACATATAGATGGGAGCCCATGTCCAGCTCCGACAAAAGATAATTTACTCGTATTTTATATGCATGAGGATGGTGAAATGAAAAAGGTGAGTAAAAGGCTACATGCATTGGGTTATGACGAGGTCGAACCTGAAAACCCATACTGGAAAGACAAGGGGATAACGATAGAGGATCCAGATGGTTGGAGAATTGTCTTGATGAAAATAGAAGAATAG
- a CDS encoding EAL domain-containing protein translates to MKLNKNLQLYILIGTLICYSIYFIFFYLFPTHFSNSDVRFASLIVEAITFVSLIYSIYSKKVSSNPFWICITIAIGSFLLGKIVYTYQDSFFEIPIHRFTISDVFYMFFLLFCLIAFCYKILKECDKWEKAFFICDICIVLTSIFTLEWYLFNQPNLNIFSLSLGDVFLSFLYPIADLLFLLLGVSLFFRPTIFNSKRKIYIFIFVLISSATFNYIYFYLNNHLSTETITLLRLLYRIPILLIAIAGSISEDHNSHKNYFIVNPIIGKKALVVFPYLAVAILIGFTLKEQTASSTLITGNCITFIFVLIRHSIVRLQNNSLTKRLQAFNAQLEEKVTLRTSDLVYKSEALSQKQQKFKSLYEYHPDPIFTIDLHGIFLNVNKAGSMLLGAPTNELLGETCFSIILEEDKHKLASALEKVKQQESASLQLSSQYKDGFTYFLYVTIVPIMIDGQISGSYIMVKDITALKKQQEEIKYLAFHDTVTKIGNRAFFHKKLKRVIKNVKTTDSEFALLYLDLDRFKAINDTLGHSSGDYILEEVAKRFQSCLPSHTHLSRIGGDEFTILIEDYTDEDSLFELCNQLFESIEKPFVIHEHTLTLSLSIGIAIYPHSGIDTATLLKNANVAMYDAKAKELNSVSIYDDVIAKKIERRLRLEKDLPNAIQNEELFLLYQPQVDSKSNKIIGAEALIRWNHPELGVISPYEFIPIAEETLQIIPIGKWTLQQACEQMKRWHSLGYSHLKIGVNLSAKEFEQEDFVKSISSTLANTGLPASSLDLELTERIAMMDERETLIKLRTLKSLGIHISIDDFGTGYSSLAYLPLYPIDTLKIPREFITMSETCDDGMEIIKTIITLANTLGMSVIAEGVETKEHVTFLQKNKCQFIQGYYYSKPIHINAFTELLKSGIHP, encoded by the coding sequence TTGAAATTAAATAAAAATTTACAACTATATATATTAATTGGAACATTAATATGCTATTCAATCTATTTTATATTTTTTTATCTGTTCCCTACTCATTTTTCAAATTCGGATGTACGCTTCGCTTCACTTATCGTTGAAGCCATTACATTTGTATCACTCATTTACTCTATATATTCTAAAAAAGTTAGTTCAAATCCGTTTTGGATATGTATCACAATAGCAATCGGTAGCTTTTTATTAGGGAAAATAGTATATACATATCAAGATAGCTTCTTCGAAATTCCAATACATCGATTTACTATTTCTGATGTATTTTACATGTTTTTTCTACTCTTCTGTCTTATCGCTTTCTGCTATAAAATCTTAAAAGAATGTGATAAATGGGAAAAAGCGTTCTTTATTTGTGATATATGCATCGTACTTACTTCCATATTCACATTGGAGTGGTATTTATTTAATCAACCAAATTTAAATATATTCTCTCTTTCACTAGGAGATGTTTTCCTTTCATTTCTATATCCAATTGCAGATTTATTATTTCTTCTACTAGGTGTTAGTCTTTTTTTCCGTCCAACAATTTTTAATTCCAAACGGAAAATTTACATCTTTATTTTTGTATTAATAAGTTCTGCAACTTTTAACTATATTTATTTTTACTTAAATAATCATTTATCGACTGAAACGATAACATTATTACGTCTTTTATATAGAATACCTATATTACTTATAGCAATAGCTGGATCTATTTCAGAAGACCATAATAGCCATAAAAATTATTTCATTGTAAACCCTATAATAGGTAAAAAGGCTTTAGTTGTATTTCCCTATCTTGCTGTTGCGATACTAATTGGGTTTACATTAAAAGAACAAACAGCATCTTCTACTCTCATTACAGGAAATTGTATTACTTTTATTTTCGTACTCATTCGTCATTCTATTGTACGTCTGCAAAACAATTCTCTAACAAAACGTTTACAGGCATTTAATGCTCAACTAGAAGAAAAAGTTACTTTACGAACTTCTGATTTAGTTTATAAATCAGAGGCTCTATCTCAAAAACAACAAAAATTCAAATCACTATATGAATATCATCCTGACCCTATTTTTACGATTGATTTACATGGAATCTTCTTAAATGTAAATAAAGCTGGGAGTATGTTACTGGGAGCACCAACGAATGAGTTACTCGGTGAAACTTGTTTTTCGATTATTTTAGAAGAAGATAAACATAAACTAGCATCTGCATTAGAAAAAGTGAAACAACAAGAATCGGCATCCTTACAACTTAGTTCTCAATATAAAGATGGCTTTACTTATTTTTTATACGTTACCATCGTTCCTATTATGATAGACGGACAAATTTCAGGAAGTTATATTATGGTGAAAGATATTACTGCACTAAAAAAGCAGCAAGAAGAAATAAAATATTTAGCATTCCACGATACTGTAACGAAAATTGGGAACCGTGCCTTTTTCCATAAGAAATTAAAAAGAGTTATAAAAAATGTGAAAACAACAGACAGTGAGTTCGCATTATTATACTTAGATTTAGATCGCTTTAAAGCAATTAACGATACACTTGGACATTCGTCAGGAGATTACATATTAGAAGAAGTAGCAAAGCGATTCCAATCCTGTCTTCCATCACATACTCATCTGTCAAGAATCGGTGGTGATGAGTTTACTATCTTAATTGAAGATTATACTGACGAAGATTCCTTATTCGAGTTATGTAACCAATTATTTGAAAGTATAGAAAAACCGTTTGTCATACATGAGCATACATTAACTTTATCACTTAGTATCGGCATCGCTATTTATCCACATTCCGGAATCGATACCGCTACACTTCTGAAAAACGCTAATGTTGCCATGTATGATGCGAAAGCAAAAGAACTTAACTCTGTCTCTATTTATGATGATGTTATCGCTAAGAAAATTGAAAGACGATTACGATTAGAAAAAGATTTACCAAATGCAATACAAAATGAAGAATTGTTCCTTTTGTATCAACCTCAAGTTGATAGTAAATCTAATAAAATTATCGGTGCAGAAGCTCTAATCAGGTGGAATCATCCTGAATTAGGCGTTATCTCTCCATACGAGTTTATTCCGATTGCAGAAGAAACACTACAAATTATTCCAATAGGAAAATGGACATTGCAGCAAGCCTGTGAGCAAATGAAACGTTGGCACTCACTCGGATATTCACATTTAAAAATAGGTGTAAATTTATCCGCTAAAGAATTTGAACAAGAGGATTTTGTAAAGTCTATTTCTTCTACTTTAGCAAATACAGGTTTACCAGCAAGTTCTCTCGATCTTGAGCTAACAGAACGAATTGCAATGATGGATGAGCGAGAAACGTTGATAAAATTGCGTACACTAAAGAGTTTAGGGATTCACATTTCAATCGACGACTTTGGTACAGGCTATTCTTCACTAGCTTACTTACCTTTATATCCAATCGATACGTTAAAAATTCCAAGAGAATTTATTACAATGTCTGAAACATGTGATGATGGAATGGAAATTATTAAAACAATCATCACATTAGCAAATACATTAGGAATGTCTGTCATTGCTGAAGGTGTAGAAACGAAAGAACACGTAACTTTCCTTCAAAAAAACAAATGTCAGTTTATTCAAGGTTACTATTATAGTAAACCTATTCATATTAATGCATTTACTGAGCTACTAAAAAGTGGGATTCACCCATAG
- a CDS encoding undecaprenyldiphospho-muramoylpentapeptide beta-N-acetylglucosaminyltransferase gives MNKKILFTGGGTAGHVMINMVLIPKFMEKGWGVEYIGSQNGIEKLLVQNVKYNSISTGKLRRYWDWENFKDPFKIIKGCIQSYKLMKRIKPDVIFSAGGFVSVPVVIGAWMNKVPVIIREPDSTLGLANKIALPFTTKLCTTFPQTGENVSNEKKVYVGPIVREEIERGNVLRGRSYCKFQQDKPVLLIMGGSQGAQWINDMVRGSLETLLLNFNIVHMCGKGKVDSSIGMEGYIQFEYIGEELPHILNMASVVVSRAGSTAISELLFLKKPMLLIPLTNSSSRGDQVLNAEYFSRQGYAEVIFQDKVSTNAFIHAVNKLNTNKERYIQNMNGYTKTNDEGIHQLIDIINEVVK, from the coding sequence ATGAATAAAAAGATTCTCTTTACTGGGGGCGGTACAGCCGGACATGTAATGATTAATATGGTATTGATTCCTAAATTCATGGAAAAAGGATGGGGAGTTGAGTATATTGGATCTCAAAATGGAATTGAAAAACTATTAGTTCAAAATGTTAAATACAATAGTATTTCAACGGGGAAGCTTAGGAGATATTGGGATTGGGAGAACTTTAAAGATCCTTTTAAAATAATAAAAGGTTGCATACAAAGTTATAAATTAATGAAACGGATAAAACCAGATGTTATTTTTTCGGCAGGAGGATTTGTTTCCGTTCCTGTAGTAATAGGAGCGTGGATGAATAAAGTACCCGTAATAATACGTGAACCGGACAGTACGTTAGGATTAGCAAATAAAATAGCATTACCATTTACTACAAAACTATGCACAACATTTCCTCAGACAGGAGAAAATGTAAGTAATGAGAAAAAGGTTTATGTAGGACCAATTGTAAGAGAAGAAATTGAGAGGGGCAACGTATTGCGGGGAAGAAGCTATTGTAAGTTTCAGCAAGATAAACCAGTATTGTTAATTATGGGTGGGAGTCAAGGTGCTCAATGGATAAATGATATGGTAAGGGGAAGTTTGGAAACATTACTATTAAATTTTAATATTGTTCATATGTGCGGTAAAGGGAAGGTCGATTCATCTATTGGCATGGAGGGCTATATACAATTTGAATATATAGGGGAAGAGTTGCCACATATACTAAATATGGCGAGTGTTGTAGTTTCGAGAGCGGGTTCTACTGCTATCTCTGAATTGCTATTCTTGAAGAAACCGATGTTGCTTATCCCGTTAACTAACAGTTCCAGTAGGGGAGATCAAGTTTTAAATGCTGAATATTTTTCTCGACAAGGATATGCAGAAGTTATATTCCAAGACAAAGTAAGTACGAATGCATTCATACATGCAGTAAATAAGTTGAATACAAATAAGGAGAGATACATTCAAAACATGAATGGCTATACGAAAACAAATGATGAGGGGATTCATCAATTAATCGATATAATAAATGAAGTGGTGAAGTAA
- a CDS encoding DUF6572 domain-containing protein: protein MNGYKTIDNQNTLVLLIVDMLDWKNEEEHVLRIYEAINKCRAYVEGKKDDRKNLVIETGTRLVIQVFAQYECSEYGNDFYDLIKDFLQDIGFELNVYINNSKFTYI, encoded by the coding sequence ATGAATGGCTATAAAACAATAGATAATCAAAATACGCTAGTTCTTTTAATTGTTGATATGCTGGACTGGAAAAATGAAGAAGAGCATGTTTTGCGTATCTATGAGGCGATAAATAAATGTCGGGCTTATGTGGAAGGGAAAAAGGATGATAGGAAAAATCTAGTAATAGAAACGGGAACTAGGCTTGTAATCCAAGTCTTTGCTCAGTATGAATGTAGTGAGTATGGAAATGATTTTTATGATCTCATTAAAGACTTTTTGCAAGATATAGGATTTGAATTAAATGTTTATATAAATAATAGTAAGTTTACTTACATTTAA
- a CDS encoding NAD-dependent epimerase/dehydratase family protein, whose translation MKKNASLLITGANGFTGRHACQYFSEQGFHVIPMFQNRAHRESIGNGITCNLTNKSEVMRVMKQIKPDYVLHLAGRNSVIESWTAALEYVEVNVIGTLYLLEAIKQEAPHCRTLVIGSALQADCMSNIKISNPYSLSKTMQVIIAEAWSELMNSNIIIAKPTNLIGPGISNGICSILAKKMIDIESGRSKAVIEVNSLKDSRDFLDVRDAVKAYHVLLRDGINGKQYNIGSGVKRSLLDVLEQYKELTRLNFFIDETEKSGSDSKEILVIEDIRRLGWIPEIQFHQSLKDVLEYVKCSDICIQ comes from the coding sequence ATGAAAAAAAATGCGAGCCTTTTAATAACTGGTGCAAATGGTTTCACAGGACGCCATGCTTGCCAATATTTTTCAGAGCAGGGCTTTCATGTAATTCCTATGTTTCAAAATCGTGCACATAGAGAAAGTATTGGGAATGGTATTACTTGTAATTTAACTAATAAGAGCGAAGTAATGAGGGTAATGAAACAAATAAAGCCAGATTATGTATTGCATTTAGCAGGAAGGAATTCGGTCATAGAGTCTTGGACAGCTGCTCTTGAATATGTAGAGGTTAATGTAATAGGGACATTATATTTATTAGAAGCAATTAAGCAAGAAGCACCTCATTGTAGAACATTGGTTATAGGATCTGCTTTGCAAGCAGATTGTATGAGCAACATAAAAATTTCAAATCCATATAGTTTAAGTAAAACGATGCAAGTCATTATTGCAGAGGCGTGGAGTGAATTAATGAATTCAAATATTATCATTGCAAAGCCCACGAATTTAATTGGTCCAGGAATATCGAATGGCATTTGTTCAATTCTCGCAAAAAAAATGATAGATATAGAATCAGGTAGAAGTAAAGCTGTTATTGAAGTAAACAGTTTAAAAGATAGTAGGGATTTTTTAGATGTACGTGATGCGGTTAAAGCGTATCATGTGTTATTACGAGATGGGATAAATGGAAAACAATATAATATTGGTTCAGGAGTGAAACGATCTTTATTAGATGTACTAGAACAATATAAGGAATTAACACGATTGAATTTTTTTATAGATGAAACAGAGAAAAGTGGGAGCGACTCAAAGGAGATTTTAGTAATAGAGGATATAAGAAGGTTAGGGTGGATCCCAGAAATTCAATTTCATCAATCATTAAAAGATGTACTTGAGTATGTGAAGTGTAGTGACATTTGCATTCAATGA